The window AAATCTTTGGGTGCTCAATATGTTATTTTGGGTCACAGCGAAAGAAGAGAACAATTCTCTGAAACAGATGAAGAACTAGCTCAGAAAACTAATAATGCCCTTAAAAATGATTTAAAAGTTATTTTTTGTTGTGGGGAGCCTTTGGATATCAGAGAAGCTGATACTCAGAATGACTATGTTACAAAGCAACTAACCAATAGCTTATTTCATCTTTCAGAAGAGCAATTTAAAAATATTGTAATTGCTTATGAACCCATTTGGGCAATTGGGACTGGCAAAACAGCATCATCAGAGCAAGCTCAGAATATGCATAGAACTATCAGAGACCATATTGCATCAAAATTTGGACAAGCTTTAGCAGACGAGACTTCAATTTTATATGGTGGCAGTTGTAAGCCAGATAATGCTCAAGAATTATTCTCTCAAGCCGATGTTGATGGAGGATTGATTGGCGGAGCATCTCTAAAATCAAGAGACTTTACAGATATTATTAAATCATTTTAAGAATTAATACAGGCCATAATATTAAATGAGTTACATTTCATTGGATGTGAGTTGCCAAGAAGATTTCATAGAAGTTTTCATGGCGGAATTAGCTGAAATTGGTTTTTCTACTTTTCAAGAAAAGGAAGATGCTACTGGTTTAATGGCCTATTCTGAAGAAAATCAAATTATAGAAGCTTCTCAAATTGAGGAGCTTTTTGCAAAGTATAAAGAGTTTACGCAAGCTTCATATCAGCTAGGTAGTGTTGAAAAAGAAAACTGGAATGAAGACTGGGAAAAGAATTATGAACCTATCGAAGTAGAAGGAAAAATTTTGGTTCGTGCTAGTTTTCATCCTCCTAAAGAGGGTTTTCCTTTTGAAATAATTGTAACGCCTAAAATGTCTTTTGGAACCGGGCATCATGAGACGACCTACCAAATGCTTAATTTAATGTATGAGATGGATCTAAAGGATTCAAATATATTAGATGCGGGTTGTGGTACTGGAATATTAGCCATTTTTGGAGGTTTAAAGGAAGCTAAGCATTTAGATGCTTATGATATTGATGAATGGGCAGTTGATAATACAAAAGAGAATTTTTCGTTCAATTCTATTGATGAAAATAGCTATAATATTTGGCAAGGTGAGGTGGAAAGCATACCAAATCAGCAATACGACCTAATCCTTGCAAATATTAACAAAAACATATTACTAGAAGATATACAATATCTTCAGAAACATCTAAGCGATGAAGCTTATCTCATGTTAAGTGGGTTTTATGAGAAAGATGTTAAAGATATTTTAAATGAATGCGACAAATATTCATTAAATCTTGTTAAACAATCATCTAGGAATAAATGGTCAGCATTATTACTTAAGAAAAACGCATGAAGTCTCTTTTGATTTGCATATTGGTTCTATTTAGTTTCACATTCTCCTATGCACAGGATGATGAGAATACCGATGTAGTAAGTACGCCAAATTTTTTGCAAACTGTTCAGCTTGATTTGTCAGAATTAAAATCTGAAAAAGGAGAAAGCGTTTCCTTGTTTTTCCAAAACTATTGGAACAAACCTAACTTCTTTACTAAAGCAAATAAGGATTTAATTCAAGAGATCTATAATCGAATGCGAGAGGATAATCTTTCAGTAAAAGATTTCCGATTACCTTTTATCAGCACCCTTTCTGGCGCTTCGTCAAATCTTAAGGATCCAGCAAAAGCAATAAACTCCTTTCTTGAAATAGCAGAAAAAGCTTATGATGAACTTGATAATAATCAGTTTAAAATAATATTAAATAAGGCTGAGCAGATACTAGAAAAGAAGGCAATTTATTACAGCCGATATTATCAAGTGGCTTTTAATGGAGGCAGTGTTAGTTTTGAATGGGATAAAGAACCTGAACAAATTCCTGTGGAAGAAACCCCAGTAGAAGAAGCAAAAGAAACTTCAAGCGAATGGGGTTCAGAATCAAATGATGATTGGGGGAGTAGTGAGGATGCATGGGGGAGCAGTGATAGCTCTTGGGGAGATGATAGCTGGGGAAGTGAAAATAATGAAACAGCAAATAATTCAACCAGCACAGAAGAAGATGAAGGTATCGATTTAACAGCTTTTGCTGAACCCATGCCCATACTAGAAGGTCCTGTTGTGAAATTAAAAAATATTAATCTTAGATTTTTTAATACGGTTGATTCCATAAAAATTAATGGAGTAACGGGGAGTTTAGAATTGATAGGGAACACTTTTGTTGCTGAAACTGGAACTTTAACATGGGAACATTTAGGAAAAGATCCTAAAG is drawn from Marivirga arenosa and contains these coding sequences:
- the prmA gene encoding 50S ribosomal protein L11 methyltransferase translates to MSYISLDVSCQEDFIEVFMAELAEIGFSTFQEKEDATGLMAYSEENQIIEASQIEELFAKYKEFTQASYQLGSVEKENWNEDWEKNYEPIEVEGKILVRASFHPPKEGFPFEIIVTPKMSFGTGHHETTYQMLNLMYEMDLKDSNILDAGCGTGILAIFGGLKEAKHLDAYDIDEWAVDNTKENFSFNSIDENSYNIWQGEVESIPNQQYDLILANINKNILLEDIQYLQKHLSDEAYLMLSGFYEKDVKDILNECDKYSLNLVKQSSRNKWSALLLKKNA
- the tpiA gene encoding triose-phosphate isomerase; amino-acid sequence: MRQKIVAGNWKMNKTLSEAQSLTSEIANMVEDEAPSDVKVIIAPPFPFIYAVQNLIPEMGKIVLAGQNCHQEDSGAFTGEVSAPMLKSLGAQYVILGHSERREQFSETDEELAQKTNNALKNDLKVIFCCGEPLDIREADTQNDYVTKQLTNSLFHLSEEQFKNIVIAYEPIWAIGTGKTASSEQAQNMHRTIRDHIASKFGQALADETSILYGGSCKPDNAQELFSQADVDGGLIGGASLKSRDFTDIIKSF